The Candidatus Bathyarchaeia archaeon genome segment CCGCTGGGTTTATAACTGAGCCGAAGATCTCCCTCCTCTCCCCGCCTGTGGGTTCAGGTAAACCGTCGAGAGGCCTGAAGCTTCCGCTAAACATACGGCCAACTAAGTCCTCTGAGAGGGGTATTTTGATCACCTCGCCCGTAAACCTCACTGAGGCTCCTAGCTCCAACCCCTCGGTGGAGCCGAAAACCTGAACGACCGCCTTGTCACTGTACGTGTCGAGAACCGTGCCTATCATCTCAGAACCGTCTGGAAGCTTCACCTCCACTAACTCGTTGTAGGCTGAGCCTCTTACTCCTTCCACGACGAGTAGAGGGCCCTTAATCTCTTGAGTTGACTTAAATACAAGCCCATACTTTTCAACCCCAACCCTTTCCATTTGACCTATTTCACCTCAACCCTCTCACTTATTCAATCAACATGATTTCACATTTTTGAGCTAGGATTTACGCGAATGAGGGTTTTATCGCAAGCTCGTATTGTTGGGCAAGTTTTTCAACTTCCGTTTTGATCTCAGCCTTCACCTTCTCAATCCATTCGAGGCCTCTCCGCTCCTTTAGCCTCATGGCTTCGACGACGAAGGGCAATCCCCTAATCTTCTCTACCGGAACCCCGGCTCTGACCAATGGTTCTAGGGAGTCATAGAGCTCTACGAAGAACCTGAGCATTTTGGCCTGCTTCTCTGGTTCGCAGTAAGTGTCAACTTCATGGTATGCGTGTTGAACTAGGAAGCCTTCCCGGATGATTTCGGAGATAAAAAGGATGAGACGTTGCTCCTCGGGCAGAGCCTTTTCCCCGATGATCCTTGCGGTTTCCTCGATTTTTGAGGCCTCCTCTAATAGGGTGAGGGCTCTATCCCTGAAACGCAACCACTCGGGATCATGCTTGAACCAGTAGTCTTTAAGAAGGTCGGTGTATCGACTGAAGCTTAAAAGCCAGTTGATAGCTGGGAAGTGCCTTCGAAAGGCCAGCTCGGTGTCCAAAGCCCATAAAGTTCCGACGAACCGGAGGGTAAGAGAGGTAACAGGTTCGCTGAAATCCCCTCCCGGCGGGGATACGGCTCCCATGATGGTGACGGATCCAATTCTTTCCCCACTTCCCAGGGTGACCACTCTCCCACTTCTCTCGTAGAACTCAGCTACCCTCTCTGAAAGGTAAGCAGGGTAGCCTCCTTCAGCCGGGATCTCCTCCAGCCGACCAGATATGTCTCGCAGCGCCTCAGCCCACCGGGAGGTGGAGTCCGCCATCAAGGCGACGCCATAGCCTTGATCCCGATAGTATTCAGCGATGGTGATGCCCATGTATATGCTGGCCTCCCTAGCGGAGACGGGCAGGTTGCTGACGTTCGCAATGAAAACGGATCTTTCAATGAGCTTTTTACCTGTCCTAGGATCCTCCAACGTGGGGAAGTGGGTGATGACGTCAGCCATCTCGTTCCCTCTTTCACCACAGCCGACGTAGATAATGATGTCGGCGTCAGACCATTTGGCCAGCTGGTGGAGGGTTACGGTCTTCCCGGTTCCGAAACCCCCTGGGATGGCGGCTGTACCACCCTTGGCGACAGGGAAGAAGGAGTCAACAACCCTTTGTCCCGTAATTAATGGCTCTACGGCCGGCAACCTGATTTTATATGGCCTGGGAACCCTAACAGGCCAAACCTGCATAAGCTTTAACTCCTCCCCTCGGCCTTCAGGTGTCCTTAACGCGGCGACTGGATCCTCAACCGTGAACTCGCCTTCCTTCACCTCGGTCAGCACGCCCCTCAATCCAACGGGAACTAAGATTCTATGCTCCACGACAGAGGTTTCCTGAACCACTCCGATGACGTCACCTTCCCCCACCTTTTCCCCTCTTTTCACCGTTGGCTTGAAAACCCATCTTTTATCCCTGTCCAGCGGGGTCATCTTTACACCCTTCTTCATGAATGGCCCTGTGAGTCGCCACATGGCCATCTCTGAGAACTCTAACCCGTCGAATATATTGCCTATCAAGCCCGGTCCCAGCTCCGCCGAGAGGGGTCTGCCAGTCGAGACAACGGGTTCCCCGGGCCTCAGTCCTCCTGTGTCCTCATAGCATTGAAGCGCCACATCGCCGCCGGTGATTCTCACAACCTCTCCTATGAGCTTCAGCTCCCCTATGTGAACCACATCACCTATCTTGGCTCCCCGAAGACCCTCAACGACCACTAGAGAGCCGTTAACCCTTTTCACCCTTCCCTTTCCAGCAACCATTACTCGACACCTCCTAGGCTAGGTGAAGAGAATTTTCGCCACCATTCCCCTCAGGGCTTCCTTCAAACCTACCATTCTGCCCTCAAGAGTATTGTAGAAGATCCTTGTCCCGTCGGGCGTATAAACTACAATGCCGCCTAGACAGTTGAACGGGTTTTTTTCCAAGGTGAGCTTAATTTTATATCCTAAGGCTTTCTCCAACCGATTTTCAATTTTCTTTAAATTCTTCTTGATGAGTGCAAGGGTTTTCATGTTGGATTTGAGGGTCAACTCTCTTTCCCCTATTCTCGACGCGGCTTCCAAGATGAATTTCTCTACTAGGTCCTCGTAGCGATATTCCGGGTCCTTTCCCTCGGCGATTCTCTCCAACCTCTCCTCCACCTTCTTGAAAACCTTGGAGAGAACTTCCTCCTTAGCCTTCAGAAGAGCCCTCCTCCCCTCCAATCTGGCTGAGCCTAAGATCCTTTTCTTCATCACCAAGATCTCAGGTTTAATAGAACGCTCTAAGATTTCCTCAGCTTTTTTCCTAGCCGAGGAGATGATTTCCTCAGCCTCACGCTCCGCTTGAGCTATGATTCCCTGAGCCTCTTCTAGGCTTCTTTTCATGATTTCTGATTTGATGACTGAGAGAGCATCGCTCAAACCCCCAACACCTCCTTCAACACAATCTCCACCGCCTTCTGAATCAACTTCTCAGAGGTGGATTGAATCTTCGACGCCGCTTGAAGGTATTTTTCCTTGACCTTCTCAGCCTCATCCAAGGCCCTTTTCTCTTCACCTTTTATTCGGGCTTCGATAAGCTCCCTTTTCGTAGCCTGGCCCATTATTTCCTCTGCCTTCCTTCGGGCATCGACCAACATCTTCTCAGCTTTGGCCCTCGACTCCTCGATGAGTCTCACACCCTTCCTCTCTTCCTCAATCAATTCCTCAATGCTCATTAACCACCACCAAACGTTCCCCTACGATTGCCTATAGATTAGAGTCAATCGAGCGGAGTGCTCCTCTCCTCATAATTTTAATTCCGCGCCCACCGCCAAGCTGATGCTTTTCTTCAACTCCTTCAGCCTCTGGCCCTTCACACCGGTGAAGTCGGGCAAAAAAGTGAAGATTGGGGTTGTTCTGCCCTCCCTGATCAGCCTAAACCGTGTTTCACGGGTACATTCAACAAACCGCTCAGGAAGGATGACCAGGCCGTAACCCGCGCTTTCCAACTCCTTCACCAGTTTTAAAGCTTCATCGTCGCTTTCAGCCTCGAAACCCTCTGCCCCCACCATCATGAAGCCTGAGATGAAGAATCGGTCACCTACCGCGGCAACCTTCAACCGACAGCCCTCTAAGTGAATTCAGCGAAAATCCATTTAAGAGTTTCGTGTCACACTCAGGGAGAAAGGCTTAATCCCCTAAACCTGAAAAGCTTTAACAGAAAACCCTTCAACTCGGTAAAGCCTACTTCTCACCTCTTCAATAGTGATGAAAAAGACCCGTAACAGTTTTAGGCATGCATTCCTTTAATCCAATGTATGAGCTCAGAAACCCTTTCAAGACCGGAAGAGTTCTGCCTAGTTTTTGTGACCTGTGAAAATGTAGACCAAGCTTTGAAGGTGGCTGAGGCTTTAGTTGAGAAAAGACTCGCCGGATGCGTCAGCGTCCTAACCGATGTATTCAGCGTCTACCGGTGGAAGGGAAAGGTGGAAAAAGCCGAGGAGGTCCTTTTGATGATTAAGACGCGCACGCCCCTTTTCACCGAAGTAGAAAGGGAGGTGAAGAAGCTTCACTCCTACACAACCCCCGAGATCGTTGGATTCAGGTTTGACGAAGCATTTCAAAGATATATACGCTGGCTGAGAGAGGAGACAACATCAAAACCCAGCAAATGAGCCTCAGCCTCAACATGCGCACCATCCAAAATGCGGATCCGAGGGAAGCGGCCGAAAAAGGTTTTGAAGCCCGAGCGGTTTAGTTGCCTAAAACTTTTAAGCCTTAAAGAAGATACTCGTCTCTAACTTTCGTGGACTCCTTTAGAGGGCCGTTAAAGATCTTAACAGGTGAAGGCGAAGTTTGGGTGTGTTTAGGGCATATGACATCAGGGGGGTCTACGGGGAGGATCTAACCCCTAAGCTGGGCTTCGATATCGGGATGGCTTTCGCCCAACTGATAGGTGAGGGAAAGAGGATCTCGGTGGCAAGGGATGCGAGGCTCAGCGGGCCTATCATGGAGTCTATGTTTAAACTCGGAGTCCTCGCTTCAGGTTGCGACACCGTGGAGTTAGGTCTACAACCAACGCCCATCCTCTACTTCTCCGTCGCCCATCTTAAGCTGAATGGAGGATGCGTCACCACCGCCTCTCACAACCCACCCGAGTATAATGGGTTCAAACTATGCCGAAAGGGGGGTTTCTCCCTCACATATGAGTCTGGAATCGGGGAGATCGAGAAACTGGTCACTTCTAGAGGAACGAAGTATAAGCGATGGAACAAGCTCGGTAAGGAGGAACAATGCGACATTCGACCCATATACGAAAATTATCTGAGGGAGAAAATTCAGCTGAAAAGGATTATGAGAGTCGTGGTGGACGCGGGCAATGGAACCTGTGGTTTCATGGGCGAGGTATTAAAGCGTTTGGGATGCAAAGTTGATGTTCTTTACGGTGAGCCAGACGGACGTTTCCCCCATCACGTCCCAAACCCCTTGAGAGAAGAAACTCTCACAGACTTGAAGAAAAGGGTAGTGGAGTTCGATGCCGACTTGGGAATCGCCTTCGACGGAGACGGGGATCGAGTCGGCTTTATCGACGACAAGGGAAAAATGGTCAAAGCCGACCATGCCATGATGATCTTCGCCGAAGACCTGATCAAGCGAAGAGGTTTCTTGAAGTCGAAGATCCTGTTTGACGTCGCGACTTCAAGGGCGGTGGCCGAATACGTCCAACAAGTGGGGGGATCACCGAAGATGACTAGGGTTGGGCACTCATACGTCATGGAAGCCCTTTATGAAGAGGGCGCGGCGATGGCCGGTGAGATCAGCGGACACTATTATTTCGCTGACGATCACTATGGATTTGACGATGGCTTATATGCTGCGGCTCGAATGGTCGAAATCCTATCCCACAGCGAATCGAAGCTATCCGAGATTATCAAAGGGCTTCCAAGCTATTTTTCGACCCCTGAGGAGAGGCGTAAATGCCCAGACGAGAGGAAGTTTGAAGTCGTCGAAATATTAAAGAGAAAGCTGACCTCCATGGGTTATAGAATTATAGATCTCGACGGCGTTCGAGTCGAATTGGAAGACGCGTGGGCCTTAGTGAGGGCCTCGAACACAGAGCCAGCCGTTGTTCTTAGGTTCGAGGGAGAAACTCAGGAAGGATTGAGAAATGTGAAGAAACTGGTAGAGGAAGCTCTCTCCGCAGCGTATAAGGAGGCAAGCGCGAGCTGAATGAATAACCCCGTTTTCCATTAAGGGCCTATAAGAAGAATGATGGAATTTACGCCTTTCGCGTAGGGACAGACAATCCTGTGAGGGGGGGACTAGTTAGGAGGTGGAGAGAAGGCTGAAGCCCTTTAGATCAGCGGGCGTGGACTTGGCTGGATCAGAGTCGAGGGCGACCGGATACTGTATACTAGGGGCGGACTTGAACGTTGAAACCCAGGTGTTATTTAGGAACGAAGAAATCATCCAACGTATTCAGCGAGACAGACCAGGCATCGTGTGTGTAGACGCTCCGCTGGCCCTTCCAAAGGGCAGATGCTGCTTGAGAGATGATTGTTCATGTCGGGGAAAAGGCCACTTGAGGGAATGCGATAAAGGCCTTCTCCAGATGGGGATAAAATTCTTTCCCCTAACACTTGGACCTATGAGGAAGCTGACCATGAGGGGTATGGAGTTGAAGGAGGCGCTGAAGAACCTTGGATTTGGAGTGATCGAATCTTATCCCGGAGCGGCTCAAGACCTGATGGGAATACCTCGGAAAAAAAGCCTTGAAGAACTGAAAAAAAGCTTAATTCGATACGGGTTGAAGGGAGGGATTACGGGAAACCTCACGGACCATGAGCTGGATGCGGTGACATGCGCTCTAGTAGGCCGAATGTACTTGGAGGGAAACTATCTCGCATTAGGAGATCCTGAGGAGGTGTTGATGATCCTCCCAAATCCAGCCTCAAGCACCTTGAGAATGAAACTTCCAAGTCGAAAACCCTTTAGTAACTGACCCTGGAAAGGCCGAGCAATTAACCGTATATTACGTCTCACTCTATTCGATGAAGCATCCATGGGAGGCATGTTGAACTGGCTTCTGAGCTAAGGTTTTAGTAATTATCGCGGTGTCACTGTTTCTCGCCGTATCCTAGGGTTTGAAAAGAACTCGGTAAACAGGGGAAGATCGTCGTTGAATAGTGGAAGGTTAAATGCTAAAAATTAAATAGGGTTACGTGGAAAGTAGATTAGAATTGGTTTCAGATCATGTTTAAAAGATGCCCCGGCGTTAGGGAACTGGTGGAGCCCAGCATTGTGATTCGAACCTGTCCCCTGTGCGGCGGGGAGGTTGAGTTTTTCAGCGATGAAACGTTGGCCGAGTGTCCCAGCTGTGGAAAACCCCTGCATCGAGAGGCCACATCAGCCTGTGTCACCTGGTGTCAATACGCGGAAGCATGCATCGAAGACCTGGAAAACAGAGGCCTGATCACCCATAACAGGGCTGAAGAGTTGAGGAGAAAAATCAACAGAGCAAAAACGTAAACGAAACTCCGTTTCAACAATACGTGAATCAATGGCCATCCTCGAGGAGAACCCTTAAAACCGGCAAATTAACCATTAATGCCCTACTTCATCAACAAAGAACTTTGCTGTGCGTGTTGCTCATTCCATTTTATACGCAAACAGCAACTCGCGTAATCTTTCGATCATAGTTATTCTTTAAGGAAATTTATTCTTTAAGGAAATGAATGAAGTTGATTCGTACGATAATCGCGTGATAACTTTTTCAATTTTCATCTCCATGGAGAAGGCAGGTTTATTTAAGGGTTTGTCTCCGGTTAAAGCGTCTTGGAGCATGGGTTTCCAGGGGGTTTAGTTTAGCTGGTTTGAGGAGGTGTAGGCGGTGAGGTTGATGGTGGACGTTCCCGACGACGATTACAGGTATCTTGAGTTTTTGAAGAAGCGGCGGCAAATCGCGTGCGTGGAGGACGCTGTAAGGACCGCTTTGTTCTTTTATAAGAGGCTGAACCTTCATGAATGGGTTCCAGGCTGCTATTCCATCGGCGCCCGAAGGGTGATGCTGGTTCCCATGATCGCCATGCTGGATTTAATGCATACGCTGTCGGTGGATGATGTTTACTTAGCTGGGAGGATGACGGCGTTTAAGTGGAGGACCTTGGAGCCCATGTTGGCGGGTGTTGACTTCAAAAATCCTGAGAACTGGGATATCGTCCTCAACGATTTGGAGTTAATGGGTTGGGGGAGCTTCAAGCGGGTGGGAAGGGAGGTTAGGATTGAAGGCTGCCCTCTCCCCGTCAGCTACATTAAAGGCTACTTGGAAACATTGTTTAAAACAAGGTTTAAGGAGCATAGGGTGAAGGTTAAGGGCTTAACGGTGTTGATGGCTGTTGGAGAGGGGGTGGAGGTTTAGCCAGCCCGGATTGAGGTTTCCCAGCCCATGATCCATGGTGTTTAAAGCCCAGTCCAGGGGCATCTTTTGAATGGGCCAATGACGATGGTGACGATGGTTCCTAGGATGCCCTCGAGTTTAAGCTCCGTTTCCAAGAAGGCGTTTAAATCCTCCATTTTCTCGAAGATCACTTCCAAGATGATGTCTGTGTCGCCGCTGGTTCGGTATAGGACCTGTACATCGGGGTGTTTGGCGAGGTGGTCCACAATCTCCCTTAAACGTGCGGGTTGAACCCTTAATCCAACGAAGGCCTTGATGGCCCTGCCGAGCTTATGGTAGTCTAAGGATACGGTGAAATGCTGGATGATGCCGGCTTCGATGAGCTTATCAATCCTCTTCCTCACCGTCGCCTGGTTTGCCCCCACTTCCTTCGCCAGCCTGGTAATGGGCTTCCTAGCGTCGGCTTGCAGGGCCCTGACGATTTTGAGGTCTAAGACGTCTAAGCTGTTCACGCCTTACACCGCCTTATAAGCCGGGGCGATGAACGCTCGCTTGAACTTCCATCCATAGACTAATTCATCCATTTTCAATTAACAACATTCACTATTTAAACGTTAATATTTTAACTAAAAATGATCATTAT includes the following:
- a CDS encoding V-type ATP synthase subunit A, producing the protein MVAGKGRVKRVNGSLVVVEGLRGAKIGDVVHIGELKLIGEVVRITGGDVALQCYEDTGGLRPGEPVVSTGRPLSAELGPGLIGNIFDGLEFSEMAMWRLTGPFMKKGVKMTPLDRDKRWVFKPTVKRGEKVGEGDVIGVVQETSVVEHRILVPVGLRGVLTEVKEGEFTVEDPVAALRTPEGRGEELKLMQVWPVRVPRPYKIRLPAVEPLITGQRVVDSFFPVAKGGTAAIPGGFGTGKTVTLHQLAKWSDADIIIYVGCGERGNEMADVITHFPTLEDPRTGKKLIERSVFIANVSNLPVSAREASIYMGITIAEYYRDQGYGVALMADSTSRWAEALRDISGRLEEIPAEGGYPAYLSERVAEFYERSGRVVTLGSGERIGSVTIMGAVSPPGGDFSEPVTSLTLRFVGTLWALDTELAFRRHFPAINWLLSFSRYTDLLKDYWFKHDPEWLRFRDRALTLLEEASKIEETARIIGEKALPEEQRLILFISEIIREGFLVQHAYHEVDTYCEPEKQAKMLRFFVELYDSLEPLVRAGVPVEKIRGLPFVVEAMRLKERRGLEWIEKVKAEIKTEVEKLAQQYELAIKPSFA
- a CDS encoding V-type ATP synthase subunit E family protein translates to MSDALSVIKSEIMKRSLEEAQGIIAQAEREAEEIISSARKKAEEILERSIKPEILVMKKRILGSARLEGRRALLKAKEEVLSKVFKKVEERLERIAEGKDPEYRYEDLVEKFILEAASRIGERELTLKSNMKTLALIKKNLKKIENRLEKALGYKIKLTLEKNPFNCLGGIVVYTPDGTRIFYNTLEGRMVGLKEALRGMVAKILFT
- a CDS encoding V-type ATP synthase subunit F, with protein sequence MKVAAVGDRFFISGFMMVGAEGFEAESDDEALKLVKELESAGYGLVILPERFVECTRETRFRLIREGRTTPIFTFLPDFTGVKGQRLKELKKSISLAVGAELKL
- the cutA gene encoding divalent-cation tolerance protein CutA, encoding MSSETLSRPEEFCLVFVTCENVDQALKVAEALVEKRLAGCVSVLTDVFSVYRWKGKVEKAEEVLLMIKTRTPLFTEVEREVKKLHSYTTPEIVGFRFDEAFQRYIRWLREETTSKPSK
- a CDS encoding phosphomannomutase/phosphoglucomutase; the encoded protein is MFRAYDIRGVYGEDLTPKLGFDIGMAFAQLIGEGKRISVARDARLSGPIMESMFKLGVLASGCDTVELGLQPTPILYFSVAHLKLNGGCVTTASHNPPEYNGFKLCRKGGFSLTYESGIGEIEKLVTSRGTKYKRWNKLGKEEQCDIRPIYENYLREKIQLKRIMRVVVDAGNGTCGFMGEVLKRLGCKVDVLYGEPDGRFPHHVPNPLREETLTDLKKRVVEFDADLGIAFDGDGDRVGFIDDKGKMVKADHAMMIFAEDLIKRRGFLKSKILFDVATSRAVAEYVQQVGGSPKMTRVGHSYVMEALYEEGAAMAGEISGHYYFADDHYGFDDGLYAAARMVEILSHSESKLSEIIKGLPSYFSTPEERRKCPDERKFEVVEILKRKLTSMGYRIIDLDGVRVELEDAWALVRASNTEPAVVLRFEGETQEGLRNVKKLVEEALSAAYKEASAS
- a CDS encoding DUF429 domain-containing protein; its protein translation is MERRLKPFRSAGVDLAGSESRATGYCILGADLNVETQVLFRNEEIIQRIQRDRPGIVCVDAPLALPKGRCCLRDDCSCRGKGHLRECDKGLLQMGIKFFPLTLGPMRKLTMRGMELKEALKNLGFGVIESYPGAAQDLMGIPRKKSLEELKKSLIRYGLKGGITGNLTDHELDAVTCALVGRMYLEGNYLALGDPEEVLMILPNPASSTLRMKLPSRKPFSN
- a CDS encoding Lrp/AsnC family transcriptional regulator; protein product: MNSLDVLDLKIVRALQADARKPITRLAKEVGANQATVRKRIDKLIEAGIIQHFTVSLDYHKLGRAIKAFVGLRVQPARLREIVDHLAKHPDVQVLYRTSGDTDIILEVIFEKMEDLNAFLETELKLEGILGTIVTIVIGPFKRCPWTGL